A genomic window from Methanovulcanius yangii includes:
- a CDS encoding HD domain-containing protein, with protein MEKNQTIKDIRSGDIVDALFVLEDPSLQNGKKGKYITCTISDATGSLACKVWGTGSDEQIVSVCDGLMAGEVYRCFGTAQVFRGTVQLNINDGVGYLCTPIGAEVLRPEDYVYSPADTRGNKKAIMDFVNTVSRAPLRDFIRAALARHPGFFEVPAARYKHHAYTGGLAEHTLEVVRIATAMAGGVRGVEMDRDMVIAGAILHDIGKAASFEKRGFVFTSLPAYSLVGHTALGIQMITRLHDERPLPDADYAHLLHILQSHHGDHGEVRPHSPEAWAVHFGDNASATIHETGEDLREVSSGEVVKGRRLGGPVYRFERPDGPAEQPEKEYQERLF; from the coding sequence GGAAATACATCACGTGCACCATATCGGATGCAACCGGGTCCCTTGCATGCAAGGTGTGGGGGACGGGAAGCGACGAGCAGATCGTCAGCGTATGCGACGGCCTGATGGCAGGGGAGGTATACCGGTGTTTCGGTACTGCCCAGGTGTTCAGGGGAACGGTGCAGCTCAACATCAATGATGGCGTCGGCTATCTCTGCACCCCTATAGGGGCGGAGGTCCTCCGTCCCGAGGACTATGTCTATTCCCCTGCGGATACCCGAGGGAACAAAAAGGCAATAATGGACTTTGTTAACACGGTTTCCCGGGCTCCCCTCCGCGATTTTATCAGGGCCGCACTCGCCCGTCACCCCGGTTTTTTCGAGGTGCCCGCAGCTCGCTATAAGCACCATGCCTACACAGGGGGCCTTGCGGAACATACTCTTGAAGTGGTGCGAATCGCTACGGCAATGGCAGGCGGGGTGAGGGGCGTGGAGATGGACCGGGATATGGTGATCGCCGGCGCCATCCTGCATGACATCGGGAAGGCGGCCTCATTTGAAAAACGGGGATTTGTCTTCACCTCCCTTCCAGCCTATTCACTCGTGGGTCATACGGCCCTTGGCATCCAGATGATCACCCGCCTGCATGATGAACGGCCCCTCCCTGATGCGGACTATGCACACCTGCTGCATATCCTCCAGTCGCACCATGGAGACCATGGCGAGGTCCGGCCGCATTCCCCGGAGGCATGGGCCGTCCATTTCGGGGACAATGCCAGCGCCACGATTCATGAAACCGGAGAAGACCTCCGGGAGGTTTCCTCAGGTGAAGTGGTGAAGGGACGTCGGCTGGGAGGTCCGGTATACCGGTTTGAACGGCCGGATGGTCCGGCTGAACAACCGGAAAAAGAATATCAGGAAAGGCTCTTTTAA